The DNA window AAGAGAAAAGCATTCTAAGAGAAGAGCAGTTGCAAAGTCTTTGGAACAGGAAGAAATGTGATTTgcttaaagaaaagcaaggccAGTGTGTCAAAAATAGTGCACCAGTGGGGAAAATGGCTGAGTAGCATGGCAGAGAATGGAAAGGCGAGAGGAGGTAGACAGGGGCCATATCACCAGAACCTGTAGTTGGCAATAAATAACAATTTGTACTCCTTAGGGTCATACTTCAGTTAAACAGCAAACAACAGTTAACAGTGTTGATAATACCAAGCAACCACAAAAAGACAGaactaaaatatttcatattttcactgttttcaaAACAGAATTTCTGTTATAGGAACAGAATAAGGGAGATAAGTATGCAAAAGTCTGCATATCTATTTATATACAAGTTTCTACCTGAGACTAAAACAAGtgtgcgcatacacacacacactctctctctctctctctctctctctctctccacctaaAAAAATAGGCTCAGgctaaaatattaacaaagtgCCTTGGCCCAAGCAAACTAATAAAAAGGCCTAGTAAAGTGTTTAAagtgcaaatcaatcaatcaagcattgagcaaataaatataatagaatCTACACTCAGGAAATGCTTTAAACCATAGACAATAAACTCACAACTACCTATGTTATCTGTCCTCCTTCCCAATTCTATAAGGGGTACTAAAGCCCCTGATGACTATCACTTCCCAGCTTTCTGTGAAAGCGTAGGGAATTTAACGAGATtgaggagggaagaaagcagtGGGGAGAGATAAGGTACCGttaaagaagaggagaaagcaagGGAAAATAGGAGACATTTCTCCTTGCTCAGGTCTATGGACAGCATCCTAGTTTCCTTAAGTCATGTACAGAGGCTTCTAGGTACTTGAGTCAAGGTGGAAAAAAAAGGGATGGCACTAGAAACTACCCAGGAGACTCAATCCTGGGAACCCACAGAAACAGTCACGGGTGATGTTCAAGAACCAATACTCAGAGAGCACTCCTGTTATGTGAAAGTCCTTGGAAATGGCAAGGGGAAAAGGTTCCCCCCAACAGTACAGTCAAGGATTAGACAGTTGGATAGATTAGTTGAAGGACAATAACTCTAAGACCTAATACCTAGTGAAATAAACGGGACATTTCTTAACACATCGGAGGGTGTCAAGGACGACTTTAAACTCAACTAGTTTGATAAGGGAAACTATACAGAGTAACTGTTAACTGTAATACATTCATGTCtaaggcaagaaacaaaattGCAAATTTCACATGTTCAACTGGGCTAAGATATATGTACGtggaaaaatataaggaaaagtcCTATAAAGGGTTTAATTCTACTCAGTCACCATGGGCTGCTTTTATCCACTGTACCTACTATTCTTGGACAACCCCCATTCCAGCTTAATAGTAAGAGAACTAAATTTAGCCTAGTCCTTGAACTGGATAGATACCATTTGTTTGGCGCTTTTCAGTTCAAACTGTGGGTCCAGTGCAGTTCAAACTATGGATGTCAGGGCTTCTTTCCCTTGAGAAATTTTACTTGCTTTACTGATGTGACTTAGAGGTATACAGCTAATTCGTTCTGACCAAAGGCCAGccaaaagggagagggaagggaacaaACTGAATTCTTCTTTGGATCACTCAACAGGAGGTCCACTGGCACCAGGCCCCATTCTATTCATTACCCCTGCTTTTCCATCTGAAACCAATGGTACAGTGATTGTTTCCTATCTGCAAGAGTCCCTTGCCAAAATaccaagcattttattttaatggttttgCTTCCTTGGATGTTCTTGTGCTAGGAAAAGATACTCTGAGACAGTGGTCCTTCTGCCTTGGCTCCAAGAGTAGAGTGAGTGAGTGtgatagagtgtgtgtgtgtgtgtgtgtgtgtgtgtgtgtgtcctcaaCCAGAATAAGAAGCCACTGCCTTCCACTGACTAACCTCCCAGTTTCTGGTTCCCATTCATGCCACACCTTGTCCCTCAACTTCTCCACACTCAGGATCTCAGAGTCAGATTACGTTAGACAAGCACAAGACAGACACTTCTGGGAGCTCAGCAGCAAATGGGACCATGATGTAACAAAGCCATTCAAGTCTGACTAGAGTTAATATTGAAATCTTCAAGGCATGGAAAAAGTTGAAGATAAaattaagtacttaaaaaaacTCTATAGATTCTATATATAGAAATTAGAGCTTTCAAACTTAAAACatgaaatatcaaaataataaatagctttccactcttttctctcacacacatacatacacaaaacatCTTTTATGTGTTAAGCCAGATACAGTACATGAAAACCAGgtagcaaatttttaaataacatttcaaaattcaGATCAGACAATACTGCatttcatgaatttaaaaagaaactcataAATGACTCATTGGTTTCACTATTTTTGATGCTACTGAATactgtatggttttttttttaatgggttttttttattttgattgaaATACCTGCTTTAGATTTACTGAAACTAGAATTAACGAGGTTTTTTTGAAATTCTACTTTTAGATCTGGGGGGTGATGGTTCAGAATCAGATGTGCTCACAGTAATGGATGCTACTTCCACTGATCCTGGTTGAAGAGGTCCCAGTGACACTTGAATAACAACCTTTGTTTCAGGGGGCAATCCCTCTAGTTGCTTAGGCTTCTTAAACATTTGATGACACTGAGTCTTGTGCTCCATTTTCtccttaaaagttaaaaactgtAGCCGGCATTTGGAACACTGGTGAACACTCTTTTCCCAGTGTCCCCTATAATGACACATGTACGGTGTTgcagttttaaagattttgagacaGAATGGACAGAGcaaatttttagtgttttcatgGCATTTTCTGAAATGTGTTTCCACATCAGCAAAGGCTGACGATCTGTAATTGCAAACCTGGCACACATAGGGCATTTCGCCAGGCTTATGATTGTCCTTCATGTGCTGTAAGAGAACCTGATCTGTTTTGAATGACAATTCACAAATTTTACAGACAGCAGAAGGCTCCTGGATGGTGTGTACACTTTCAATGTGACACTGCAGCTGGAAGGGAGTGGGAAACTGTCGGTGGCAGTGCTGGCAGGTGGTGTGGCTTTCCCAGCTGTCACCCCTCTGCTTCTCAAGTTCCAAATGGTGCTTCATGTGATTCATAAACTTGACATTTTTTAGAACTTTCAAGCAGCTGAGGCATTTAAAGGTTGTATGAGTCTTCTCTTCTGGCTGACCGTCTCCTTTATGTTGCCCATAATAAAAGTCACTAAGTAATATGACCAGACTTCCTTTCTTGGGATCAACAATCTGGTTTTGACTTGCTAGACTCAAAAAGTCTGTTTTTGCCGGTCTATTTTCCTTAACAGGATTTATAGGCTTGAAATGGACACTGTCCTTTGGAAAAGCTGTTGGAAAAGGTGCTCCATTCTGAACATGGCTTAATGAGGTATGAACACTGTCTGAGAATGTGCTTTGCTGCGAAGTCATTGTATGAAAGATACCTGAAGGGGACAAAGCTGAAGCATGTCCCTCTATGATTCCATCACTGAGTTTAGGCCTTTTGGGATTTATGTCATTTACTTCAGCAGGGGAGAGTTGCTTTGATATGCAAGGACTTTTATTCATACCTCCTACAGAAAGTGCTGTTCCTACTGGATGCTGTAATGAACTTGTGAATGTAATCAAAGGAGAACATAACTCTGAAGAGCTATTAGGCACGACTTgtggtgaattatttttataatcggGTTTAGACAAAGGCTCAATAATAATGGGACTATCTGTTGATCTTGATTCAGATTCAGAAACTGGCAAGGCAGTCACTGCTTCTGATATAGGGGTCACATGACTTATAGGCTGAAATTTGTGAGTAGTACCTTTTCTGAGGTGACCATACTTTTTTCTCCTTGAACATGAACCTGGGGTGactctgttcaaaatatttgaaacaactgGTTTTGAATTTGAAGTCACCCCAACAAAGATCAGCTCAGCATCGTCATTTACACGTTCCACCCCAACAAAGATCAGCTCAGCATCTTCATCATCTACTTTTTTGGTTTCTTCTATGTTCTGCTGTGGTTCAGGCTCTTGTTCTTCCTCACATAATATAGAGGGCTgttccattttctaatttttttttttattcttgaaggTGTGGCCACAGTCCCAGTGCTTTCTTTATATAAATTGCCACCTAAGTACAAACACACTAAACATCAGTAAGTACGGAaaaatgcattatcttatttaattctctccAAAACTCTACGGTAGTTATAAACACCCTTATTTTATAAGATAAGGACACTAAAACTCATAGAGGATAAATGACAGCTTTAAAGCCTGCTATTATTATAAGTCTGTGCAACTCTAGAATCATAGCTTTGCCTTAAGCTGATTATGATTTCTTCTactaaaaaaagaggaaaaaactaaTAACTAATCACTAGGTGAAATCATATGTAAAGGATACGTTATTTTACAAAGGCATCATTGTGCAGTGTTTAGAAAcatgggttttggagtcagagaaGATTAAGCTGGAATTCTAAGTCAGCCACAAACCAGCTGCATCTTCTTTGGcaagtttaaaacttttaaatgtgttttatctTAAAGGCAAAAGTTCTTATTTCTTAGACTTAAGGTaacagctctttttaaaaagcaccaacAATTCAATGGTACCTTATTTTGTAGctgaattaaagaaaattttatagtaAATGTATATATCCCAATTGATTCATACATACTAATTTTGTAATATTaatgtagaaaaaaagaagtgtcaaATTCAAAGAACAGAGTAAGAGTAAGAGTGCTTACCCACTGTCAACAAACAGCATAATTCAATGTCAAGTGCTTAACACATGCCTAGCAAATTGGGAACAAACTCTCTTGATAATCTCATCTCAACTCAAGACCTTAATTATAGTCCATTCACTGATGTCTCCTAAATTTCGCCCTCTAATCCTAACTTCCCCACTGAACTTATATCCAACAGGACTTCCTCCCTCAGCCCACCTCAGTCTCTTTTCCACATAGCAGGCAAAGTAATTCTGTCAAGTCACATTCTATCACTGCTCAGCTCAAAACCCTCCAACGGCTTTCTAGTTTACTCAGTAAAAGGCCAAGTGCTTCTAATAGCTCCAATGCCTGTAAGACCATGCTTCCAAGCCTACGTACTGCCCTGCAATTATGTCCTACTCCTCTCCCCTATCCATCTCACTCTAACCACACTAACCACCTTGGTATTTCTTGAACACATTAAACACTTTACCTTGTTTAGGGCCCTGTATTTGCTGTCCTTCTAATATGAATGCTCATCATCCAGATACCTGCATGGCTGAATCCTCACCATCTTCAGACGTCTGTTGCAAGTCTTCTCCAAGAGGTTCTCAAATACTCCAACCAACTGCTAATTCACATTCCcaatctctcttctcttctcctcaccTTCAAGTCCTTATCACCACCTAACACATAAACTTTATCTATCTTGATTATTTTCTACTGTCCATCCAGTAAAATGTAAACtccaaaagacagagattatctTTTGTTGACTGTTGTATCCTCAGCAcaaagaacagtgcctggcacaatatGGGAggatttgttaaatgaattaacagTAACTTTCATTAATCAGAACCTTTATTTGTAGAATAGACTGTACTCCATTAAttccacattttctatttttactcttAGAACCTTGTCCATGTCAGATACTCTGTAGGCCTGTGAAGGACTGAAAGCTGCTAGctttttacaaacattttttatcaCAACCCATAATGAAAACAATGTATATGGAGTCTCACTACACAAACATATAAATAGCAATTGCTTTACTACATGGGATGcttattctaatattttctatttcatttttcttaaattgacCATGACCTACAAAATTAATTATGACTCATCAATGGCTCACTACTAGTGGTTTGAAAAACATTGGTTTTAGGCTAGCAAGACATAGGTACTTTAAACTCTGGATCATAACTCACCAGTTTCTGAAAACCTGATGTCAGAATTCACTGTAGTCCAATGTAGACCCTTCAAACCCcaactataaaaattaaactgGCATCTAATATGTGCCATGTACCTCCCACCAATTTAATTAGCACAACAGCATATAATTTTGGAACAAATAGATATTTAATCCTGAGATGTGTGTACCAACTTAGAAgtcaaaaaatagaatatgaagcagaaaaattatttattattttcatcacttGTTCCACAACTATATTTTGCTTGCCCAACAGTGGTATGACACTAAACACAAGTACTAAGTAGAAAGTGGTGAATGCGtgaagcttacagtctagtgtGTCATGAATAGTGATTTACAACCTTAAAATTAATATCAAGTACATAATTAGGAAATATGTAATGCAAGAAAGCATATAAGGCACACCTGAAAACACTGCTCTTTAGAGTCACTGAAATTGGTTTGGTCTGACTCTATACAATTTCAATCATCTAACTCCAGGATGATGCCACCTAGTCCACTGTTTCCCAACATAAGTACCACTAACATGtctggaccagataattctttgttgtgggggggcTGTTGGGTGCATTTAGGATGTGTAGCAGTATCCCTGACCTCTACTTATGAGATGCTAGTAGAAATGCCCTACACGTGCATCAAAAATGTTCTATGGGAGAACTTCCATCCTTAATCTAACCTCCTGAGTATCACCGTCCACATTTCTAGTGACTATCTTCTAGGTAATTCTACATGATGCTCTAATATCCTCTCCCAAGAAATAATTCTAAGTAGAAATTATTAATATTCTCCCTGATatcataaaaatcaaaataaaatttaaaacttgaacttaaaaaataaaaattttaaataaaaaatagaataaaatctaatttgacaACCAATATGACCATAAGAATTATCTGAGGATAAACTTTTCAAGCCTAGAAAAATTTATGATTCACCTAAATTTACATGTAAAGTCTGGAGACAGAGTTAGGACTAAAGTTCATGATTCCTGAAATCTAGTTCTGTGTTCTTTCCGCTAGAACTCTAACTTAATGCATGTCTAAATTCTGGTGATGGTGCTATTAATTGCTTAGTCTCTAAGGATCAGAGTCTCACTGGATTCAATTTTAATCtccttgtattttataaaaactgtTCAAATCTCCCCCAACCTCCATCAAATTATTCAAAGAAACTTATAAGTGGTTCTAAATAACTTTTTAGAGCATTAGTCATTCTACCTTTCATTTCCATTCCTATTAAAGCTCCTCCCCCAATTTCTAAGTTTGAGTCCACCAGTTACTTCATGTTTGTACATCTGCACTAGGCTCCAAATTGTCATCTCTCTGTCCTTCAAATTATCGCCAACTGCATACCACCACTAGGTGAATCTTAAAACAACTCTGTTATTATATCACTCCACTATCCCTACATGTTAAATGACTCCTCCAATTTTAGAGAATACATATTATAGTATGCTATGAACCAAACTGTGTCCTTCCAaacttcatatgttgaagccctaacccccaaagtgatAGTATTTGGAGCTGGAACTTTGGGTTCCCATCTAATTAGGTTTAGATAAGTtcatgagggtggggtcctcatgatgggattagtaccAAGAAGAGATATCTGAGAGCTtgcttcttctctgtctcccacccactatgtgaagacacagtgagaaggtctgcaagccaggaggaaGCAAGCAAatcagccagcaccttgatcttgaatttTCCAGGCTCTAAAATCATGAGAacaaattctgttgtttaaaaaaataaaaaataaactgggtTCCAAGAACATTGTCAGATTTTTCACCCAAATGATCTTGGTAGGATTTTATAGCTGTTGACCACATGGATTAACTTTCCATCCAACCAATTATTCaaggtgaaaaaaagagaaaaaaatcaaacctaaagtgaataaataatgaatgagttCATTTAGAAAAATAGTAACATCAGGCCATGGGAATTTTCTTAACACTTCTCTTCTGGTACCTTTATTTTCTACAATTTACCAGAATCTTAAGATACTTGGGGTCATGAAGTTGGACATGCCAAAGACCTACTAGATCTAAGGAGTTAATCCTCAAAACCACTTCATATCCCCCATCAACAAAGCTGCCAAGGGCTGTGGAAGGAGTTAATGAGAAGATTTCATGCCAAAGATAGCTGAGATGGCAGTGGGTGATAATTCATCTCCCAGGTTATTCCTATGCATTTAAACAATGTCCCTCTTCATGGGTCTTTGTTATAGCTACACACCACCTTTATTTCAGGCATCAGTCTTTCTTGAGTAGCTTCCTGAGATTAGGCTAACAGGACTCCTTTGATACCTATCCTCATTCTTCACCCTGCTACCACTCCTTCAAATTCCCATCCCTACCCCTTCACTCTTTCCCCATCCATAGCACTCATGTCTCTCTCCCACTACTCTTCTTACATCTGCTACCTTAGAATTTAATGCCCATTAAACATATCCTTGGGGAAATGAGAGCCTCACAGGGTCCTTAAAACTACATTAAACATGTATATTCCCCTTTAGGACaactaagaaaaaacaaaaataatgttctcatgaatattttttaataaatatttgttcataaaTAAGCTCAGAATGGTAGAGGAGTATAAAAATggggtttaggggcgcctgggtggctcagttggttgagcaactgccttcggctcaggtcatgatcctggagtcccaagatcgagtcccgcatcgggctccctgctcagcggggagtctgcttctccctctgaccctcttccctctcatgctctctctctaccattctctctctcaataaataaataaaaatctttaaaaaaaaatggggtttaATCTAGCATGGGAGTCTAAAAAGGGAACAACTATTAAACCAAGGTTTTTCTTTGCCAA is part of the Zalophus californianus isolate mZalCal1 chromosome 14, mZalCal1.pri.v2, whole genome shotgun sequence genome and encodes:
- the ZNF280B gene encoding zinc finger protein 280B, whose amino-acid sequence is MEQPSILCEEEQEPEPQQNIEETKKVDDEDAELIFVGVERVNDDAELIFVGVTSNSKPVVSNILNRVTPGSCSRRKKYGHLRKGTTHKFQPISHVTPISEAVTALPVSESESRSTDSPIIIEPLSKPDYKNNSPQVVPNSSSELCSPLITFTSSLQHPVGTALSVGGMNKSPCISKQLSPAEVNDINPKRPKLSDGIIEGHASALSPSGIFHTMTSQQSTFSDSVHTSLSHVQNGAPFPTAFPKDSVHFKPINPVKENRPAKTDFLSLASQNQIVDPKKGSLVILLSDFYYGQHKGDGQPEEKTHTTFKCLSCLKVLKNVKFMNHMKHHLELEKQRGDSWESHTTCQHCHRQFPTPFQLQCHIESVHTIQEPSAVCKICELSFKTDQVLLQHMKDNHKPGEMPYVCQVCNYRSSAFADVETHFRKCHENTKNLLCPFCLKIFKTATPYMCHYRGHWEKSVHQCSKCRLQFLTFKEKMEHKTQCHQMFKKPKQLEGLPPETKVVIQVSLGPLQPGSVEVASITVSTSDSEPSPPRSKSRISKKPR